The sequence below is a genomic window from Planctomycetota bacterium.
GGGTTCTGCAACCTATAGTTGTAAGACGTGACCCTAAACGGCCGGATACCTATGAAATTATGATGGGCGAGCGGAGGTTCAGGTCTTGCCAGGCGCTTAAATTGCAGACCATCCCGGCCATCATCACCGAGGCGGACGACCAGCGGATGATGGAGTGCGCTCTCGTAGAAAACACCCACCGCAAGGACCTAAACCCCATAGAGCGCGCCCAGGCGTATAAACTACTGGCTGATACATTCAACCTGACCCAGGAAGATGTGGCAAAAAGGGTCGGCGCAGACCGCACTACGGTCAGCCATTTTATCCGCCTGCTTGGCCTGCCGCAGGAAATCCAGGACGATGTCAGCCGCCAACCGCATCTGCTCGGGCACGCCAAGGCCATTTTAGCCCTGCCGGATTCCACCCGGCGTCTGGCCATCTGGAAACGGGTCAGGAACGAAGACCTTTCTGTCCGGCACGTGCGCATCATAGTGGACGCCTATCTGCACCCCAGAGGGATTAGCGTCTCTCCTGGTTCCAGGGCGCCACAGTATCGGGAATTCCATCCGGGAAACGACCCTGAACTCCGTGAGCCCTATGAACGTCTCTTCAAGAAAATGCCGCCTAATGTTGAGGTGCGTATTAACTACGGCCAAGTCGGAGAACAATTCATCTTCGGCTCGGTTTCTGTCAATTGTCACAATAAAGAAGACCTCCTGCGCATCCTGAAGATAATTTCAGGGGGAGGGGTATAGTAACAGGGTGGGGGAGGTGTAGGCCACCCATAGTATGGGTGCTCTACACCCCCCATATAGATACTCTACACCCCGTATATGGATAATCTACACCCGGCGTATGGATAATCTACACCCGGCATATAGATAATCTACACCCGGCATATGGATAATCCACACCCGGCATATGGATAATCTACACCCGGCATATGGGTAATCTACACCCGGCATATGGATAATCTACACCCCGCATATGGACAATCTACACCCCATATATGGATAATCTACACCCGGCATATGGGTAATCTACACCTGGCGTATGGATAATCTATACCTCTACCTGCCAATAGGGTTAGCCGGGAATGTGCTACGTAGCACATTAGAGACAGTTAGCCCGTAAGGGCGTTACTGTCTCTTATCCCGAGGAACGAGGGCTTTTATGCCTGCCTTATTTTAACTTAAGTATCGTAATTAAATGGGTTGCGGTAAAACCAGCCCGAACGACCATGGTCGTCCGGTCGGGCGGGTATGC
It includes:
- a CDS encoding ParB/RepB/Spo0J family partition protein, with the translated sequence MNKPNGDLNHEKVSGEVVQIPLEKIIPNRYQPRKTIEKESLQELIDSISTHGVLQPIVVRRDPKRPDTYEIMMGERRFRSCQALKLQTIPAIITEADDQRMMECALVENTHRKDLNPIERAQAYKLLADTFNLTQEDVAKRVGADRTTVSHFIRLLGLPQEIQDDVSRQPHLLGHAKAILALPDSTRRLAIWKRVRNEDLSVRHVRIIVDAYLHPRGISVSPGSRAPQYREFHPGNDPELREPYERLFKKMPPNVEVRINYGQVGEQFIFGSVSVNCHNKEDLLRILKIISGGGV